A genomic stretch from Falco cherrug isolate bFalChe1 chromosome 1, bFalChe1.pri, whole genome shotgun sequence includes:
- the TMEM154 gene encoding transmembrane protein 154 isoform X2 codes for MRTCPSKNQLRNMVRTGSENDGSGDGSPILPTVTSTTSPAAHSPTTDDHTPVLVTASATENGFETKITPNTESNAANDQDSLEAAEQSILIYIVPAVLLVLLILLIIFFVIHHKRKKSKQDELGSENVKSPIFEEDTPSVMEIEMEELDKWMNSMNKNADCECLPTVREEEKESIANPSDGES; via the exons ATGCGGACATGCCCCAGTAAAAACCAGCTGAGGAACATGGTCAGGACTG GCTCTGAAAATGATGGTTCAGGAGATGGATCACCGATATTACCCACTGTTACATCAACAACTTCTCCTGCTGCACATTCTCCAACCACGGATGACCACACACCGGTACTTGTCACTGCAAGCGCTACTGAAAATggctttgaaacaaaaattactcCAAATACTGAATCCAATGCTGCGAACGATCAGGACAGCCTAGAAGCAGCAGAACAGTCTATCTTGATATACATTGTCCCCGCCGTGCTACTGGTCCTGCTGATTTTGCTGATCATATTTTTTGTGATAcatcataaaaggaaaaagtctaAGCAAG atgaGCTGGGAagtgaaaatgtgaaaag TCCTATTTTTGAAGAAGACACACCCTCTGTTATGGAGATAGAAATGGAAGAACTTGATAAATGGATGAACAGCATGAACAAAAATG CTGACTGTGAATGTTTGCCTACTgtaagggaagaagaaaaagaatcaatTGCCAACCCAAG TGATGGTGAATCATGA